The following proteins are encoded in a genomic region of Zea mays cultivar B73 chromosome 9, Zm-B73-REFERENCE-NAM-5.0, whole genome shotgun sequence:
- the LOC732781 gene encoding telomerase reverse transcriptase catalytic subunit: protein MARRRRRVFRGRVPPDLHRAYGALARTLGHAVLSLIPPPTQAGTPCSACRGRGGAGCLACRRWEYLLRDGDPVAYRSLITRAVCAVAPSGSATPPPLYTPGNGGHSQAKLVGVAIKLMMMDRACTTTNVLSSGCRAGGQTTCVIELVSSSSWDILLHRIGDLLMCYILRHSSIFLPVKKNVFFQVTGLPLNDFLQKPMFASAAKNQQPQSTKGKYLCYLCQNPERSQIIYGGYANNSKVACSELPLTNGPIKCSNLDNQNSRKRKRLYKWQRLKKQKQIFPSSEDKSLTSQSEISTNGFGVHDVLLEDLCATVKDKSQFLEPTVDNDSLAMNIRTSQCNSTSRIQSTSPQVGLPNFMHLNNGLICFNCLMLNSSKRVSVDLLISRHTIFYNRKTSYNVFHGNHILNKRKIPDALSLIIHIFGFKGCCAKLLKCNCHVSTTTNSNCMCLSLPKLMNKLIRNSKRCQYRKLFLKHCPVNSKCAADVAKNHNNKAHFLIGGKSAYYDQSYVQLEAYSTHQQVVSFIWAVLTRIIPEPLLGNSSSKRSLRINIWKFIKLRRFESFCLSDCIGELKVSHYSWLSNIGFSDCFCSALMEKEIWSSNGSEEEKLQNLLRCWISWMFSDIVIPLVQSYFYVTERESRRYDVLYYPKTVWRNLTSTAIASLNRQNFRILRGTSRKEAIQSCYFSTVRFIPKAKDMRPLVNLRAQSKNALLNNCHLIINKVKDENPDKFGSSVFDYNNVHQNIWHFISSVRSHLKEKIKIYIVVADVSKAFDCITHDMLLKVVDDALKCDDYVLRKCKKVVCNWSKNAIYRFDSNVSISNGDNVCDFLIQLSSRGGILVDQGKSCKIRKKEIQCFLSKQVKCNILKIGQNFYSQRVGIIQGNKLSPNLCSLYFGHLENSELLKSLHDNKIDSEKDVLTPRSLLMRFIDDFIFISFSKEQALNFFNRMRRGFVNYNCYMNDSKYGFNFEVANSEHCSNRIYKGDDGFSFIPWSGLLINCETLEIQADYTRYLDIHISSTITAKMHSSAKYLESKLCHYMRPKCHPIFFDSVINSPGTVRLNIYQNFLLCAMKFHCYFRSMPDPGIMKPELLHIIKRTFRYMHSLVAKRMHEAELQYDVRPVLKLRRKETMWLGLSAYLRVLQKKQSRYSELLASLREEIGRCGHLDRHNDALRYAVDDSHSSVFWKFKF, encoded by the exons ATGGCTCGCCGACGCCGCCGTGTCTTCCGCGGCAGGGTGCCCCCGGACCTCCACCGGGCCTACGGCGCACTTGCACGCACTCTCGGCCACGCCGTCCTCTCACTCATCCCGCCGCCGACGCAGGCGGGCACACCCTGCTCTGCCTGCCGCGGACGCGGAGGCGCCGGTTGCCTCGCGTGCCGCCGCTGGGAGTACCTCCTCCGCGATGGTGACCCGGTCGCGTACCGCAGCCTCATCACCCGCGCTGTCTGCGCCGTCGCGCCGTCCGGGTCTGCAACCCCGCCGCCGCTGTACACGCCGGGGAATGGCGGGCACTCACAGGCCAAG CTCGTTGGGGTGGCGATCAAGTTGATGATGATGGATCGGGCGTGTACAACAACGAACGTCCTCTCCAGCGGTTGCCGTGCG GGTGGCCAAACTACTTGTGTTATTGAGCTTGTTTCTTCTTCATCTTGGGACATTCTCTTGCATAGG ATTGGGGATTTACTCATGTGCTATATTCTAAGGCATTCATCAATATTTTTGCCTGTTAAGAAGAATGTTTTTTTTCAAGTAACTGGCCTCCCGCTCAATGATTTCCTGCAAAAGCCTATGTTTGCGAGTGCGGCAAAGAATCAACAACCCCAATCCACGAAAGGAAAATACTTG TGCTATCTGTGCCAGAACCCAGAGAGGTCACAAATCATTTATGGAGGCTATGCCAATAATTCCAAAGTTGCATGTTCAGAACTTCCTTTGACTAATGGACCAATAAAGTGTTCCAATTTAGACAATCAAAATtctaggaaaagaaaaaggctgTACAAATGGCAACGCCTCAAAAAACAGAAGCAGATTTTTCCTAGTTCCGAGGACAAATCATTAACTAGTCAGAGTGAAATAAGCACCAATGGGTTTGGTGTCCATGATGTTTTATTGGAGGACTTATGTGCTACAGTGAAGGATAAATCACAGTTTTTGGAACCGACAGTAGATAATGATTCCTTAGCAATGAATATTAGAACTTCCCAGTGTAACAGTACATCAAGAATTCAATCTACATCCCCGCAAGTTGGACTTCCCAATTTCATGCATCTCAAT AATGGTCTCATCTGCTTCAATTGCTTAATGTTGAATTCCTCCAAACGTGTCTCAGTAGATTTGCTTATATCAAGACATACTATCTTCTACAATAGAAAGACTTCCTATAACGTCTTCCATGGCAACC ACATATTAAACAAAAGGAAAATACCAGATGCATTATCACTTATAATACATATATTTGGATTCAAGGGATGCTGCGCAAAGTTATTGAAATGCAACTGCCATGTGTCTACTACAACAAATTCTAATTGCAT GTGTCTTTCGCTGCCTAAACTAATGAATAAGCTCATCAGAAATTCTAAGCGCTGCCAGTATAGGAAACTATTTCTGAAGCATTGTCCTGTCAATTCCAAG TGTGCAGCTGATGTTGCCAAGAACCATAATAACAAGGCACACTTTTTAATTGGAGGAAAATCGGCATACTATGATCAGTCTTATGTTCAATTGGAGGCTTACAGTACACATCAACAAGTAGTTTCATTCATCTGGGCAGTGTTGACACGAATTATACCTGAGCCGTTGCTTGGAAACTCTAGCAGCAAGAGATCTTTAAGGATAAacatttggaaatttataaagttGCGTAGGTTTGAATCATTTTGCTTGAGCGATTGTATTGGTGAGCTGAAAGTATCACATTATTCTTGGTTATCAAATATTGGATTTTCTGATTGCTTTTGCTCTGCTCTAATGGAGAAAGAAATTTGGTCATCAAATGGTTCCGAGGAGGAGAAACTTCAAAATCTTCTGCGTTGTTGGATTAGTTGGATGTTTTCTGATATAGTGATACCATTAGTCCAGTCATATTTTTATGTTACAGAAAGGGAATCTAGGCGATATGATGTTTTATATTATCCAAAGACAGTTTGGAGAAACTTGACTAGTACAGCTATTGCTTCCCTAAACAGACAAAACTTCAGGATTTTGCGTGGTACATCCAGGAAAGAAGCAATCCAGTCATGCTATTTTTCAACAGTGAGGTTCATTCCAAAAGCAAAAGATATGAGACCATTAGTAAATCTCAGAGCTCAATCAAAAAATGCCCTCCTCAATAATTGTCACCTGATTATAAACAAAGTAAAGGATGAGAATCCAGACAAGTTTGGTTCTTCTGTTTTTGATTACAATAATGTGCATCAAAATATCTGGCATTTTATTTCTTCAGTAAGAAGTCACCTGAAGGAAAAAATAAAGATATATATAGTTGTTGCCGATGTATCGAAGGCATTCGATTGCATTACTCATGATATGTTACTGAAAGttgtggatgatgcattgaaatGTGATGACTATGTTCTGAGGAAATGCAAAAAAGTAGTTTGCAACTGGTCTAAGAATGCCATCTACCGTTTCGATTCAAATGTTTCTATCAGCAACGGTGATAATGTATGTGATTTTTTGATTCAGTTATCATCAAGGGGTGGCATTTTAGTCGACCAG GGAAAAAGTTGCAAGATACGGAAGAAAGAGATTCAATGTTTCCTTTCCAAGCAAGTGAAGTGCAACATTTTGAAGATTGGGCAAAACTTCTACTCACAACGAGTAGGCATCATTCAAGGAAACAAGTTATCTCCCAACCTTTGTTCCCTGTACTTTGGTCACCTTGAAAATTCTGAGCTATTGAAATCTCTTCATGATAACAAGATTGATTCAGAAAAGGATGTTTTAACACCTAGAAGTTTATTAATGAGGTTCATTGACGATTTCATATTCATATCTTTCTCCAAGGAGCAAGCTCTAAATTTCTTCAATAGGATGAGAAGAGGGTTTGTCAACTACAACTGCTACATGAATGACAGCAAATATGGTTTCAACTTCGAGGTTGCAAACAGTGAACATTGTAGTAATAGGATCTACAAGGGTGATGATGGATTCTCTTTCATACCATGGAGTGGCTTGCTTATAAATTgtgaaactttggaaattcaaGCTGATTATACAAG GTATCTGGACATCCATATTTCCTCCACCATCACTGCTAAGATGCATTCTTCAGCGAAGTACCTTGAGAGCAAGCTGTGTCATTACATGCGTCCGAAGTGTCATCCCATTTTCTTTGATTCTGTGATCAACTCACCAGGCACAGTAAGACTGAACATATATCAAAATTTCCTCTTATGCGCAATGAAGTTTCACTGTTATTTCCGGAGCATGCCTGATCCCGGTATCATGAAACCGGAGCTACTGCATATAATTAAGAGAACGTTCAG ATATATGCATAGCCTCGTCGCCAAACGGATGCACGAAGCGGAACTGCAATACGACGTGCGCCCAGTTCTGAAGCTTAGGCGAAAGGAAACCATGTGGCTTGGCCTGTCAGCGTACCTTCGAGTGCTTCAGAAAAAGCAATCACGTTACAGTGAATTGTTGGCGTCGCTGAGAGAAGAAATTGGGAGATGTGGTCATCTGGACCGTCACAACGATGCTTTGCGCTACGCTGTAGATGACTCTCACTCGTCAGTGTTCTGGAAGTTTAAGTTCTAG
- the LOC732781 gene encoding telomerase reverse transcriptase catalytic subunit isoform X1: protein MARRRRRVFRGRVPPDLHRAYGALARTLGHAVLSLIPPPTQAGTPCSACRGRGGAGCLACRRWEYLLRDGDPVAYRSLITRAVCAVAPSGSATPPPLYTPGNGGHSQAKLVGVAIKLMMMDRACTTTNVLSSGCRAIGDLLMCYILRHSSIFLPVKKNVFFQVTGLPLNDFLQKPMFASAAKNQQPQSTKGKYLCYLCQNPERSQIIYGGYANNSKVACSELPLTNGPIKCSNLDNQNSRKRKRLYKWQRLKKQKQIFPSSEDKSLTSQSEISTNGFGVHDVLLEDLCATVKDKSQFLEPTVDNDSLAMNIRTSQCNSTSRIQSTSPQVGLPNFMHLNNGLICFNCLMLNSSKRVSVDLLISRHTIFYNRKTSYNVFHGNHILNKRKIPDALSLIIHIFGFKGCCAKLLKCNCHVSTTTNSNCMCLSLPKLMNKLIRNSKRCQYRKLFLKHCPVNSKCAADVAKNHNNKAHFLIGGKSAYYDQSYVQLEAYSTHQQVVSFIWAVLTRIIPEPLLGNSSSKRSLRINIWKFIKLRRFESFCLSDCIGELKVSHYSWLSNIGFSDCFCSALMEKEIWSSNGSEEEKLQNLLRCWISWMFSDIVIPLVQSYFYVTERESRRYDVLYYPKTVWRNLTSTAIASLNRQNFRILRGTSRKEAIQSCYFSTVRFIPKAKDMRPLVNLRAQSKNALLNNCHLIINKVKDENPDKFGSSVFDYNNVHQNIWHFISSVRSHLKEKIKIYIVVADVSKAFDCITHDMLLKVVDDALKCDDYVLRKCKKVVCNWSKNAIYRFDSNVSISNGDNVCDFLIQLSSRGGILVDQGKSCKIRKKEIQCFLSKQVKCNILKIGQNFYSQRVGIIQGNKLSPNLCSLYFGHLENSELLKSLHDNKIDSEKDVLTPRSLLMRFIDDFIFISFSKEQALNFFNRMRRGFVNYNCYMNDSKYGFNFEVANSEHCSNRIYKGDDGFSFIPWSGLLINCETLEIQADYTRYLDIHISSTITAKMHSSAKYLESKLCHYMRPKCHPIFFDSVINSPGTVRLNIYQNFLLCAMKFHCYFRSMPDPGIMKPELLHIIKRTFRYMHSLVAKRMHEAELQYDVRPVLKLRRKETMWLGLSAYLRVLQKKQSRYSELLASLREEIGRCGHLDRHNDALRYAVDDSHSSVFWKFKF from the exons ATGGCTCGCCGACGCCGCCGTGTCTTCCGCGGCAGGGTGCCCCCGGACCTCCACCGGGCCTACGGCGCACTTGCACGCACTCTCGGCCACGCCGTCCTCTCACTCATCCCGCCGCCGACGCAGGCGGGCACACCCTGCTCTGCCTGCCGCGGACGCGGAGGCGCCGGTTGCCTCGCGTGCCGCCGCTGGGAGTACCTCCTCCGCGATGGTGACCCGGTCGCGTACCGCAGCCTCATCACCCGCGCTGTCTGCGCCGTCGCGCCGTCCGGGTCTGCAACCCCGCCGCCGCTGTACACGCCGGGGAATGGCGGGCACTCACAGGCCAAG CTCGTTGGGGTGGCGATCAAGTTGATGATGATGGATCGGGCGTGTACAACAACGAACGTCCTCTCCAGCGGTTGCCGTGCG ATTGGGGATTTACTCATGTGCTATATTCTAAGGCATTCATCAATATTTTTGCCTGTTAAGAAGAATGTTTTTTTTCAAGTAACTGGCCTCCCGCTCAATGATTTCCTGCAAAAGCCTATGTTTGCGAGTGCGGCAAAGAATCAACAACCCCAATCCACGAAAGGAAAATACTTG TGCTATCTGTGCCAGAACCCAGAGAGGTCACAAATCATTTATGGAGGCTATGCCAATAATTCCAAAGTTGCATGTTCAGAACTTCCTTTGACTAATGGACCAATAAAGTGTTCCAATTTAGACAATCAAAATtctaggaaaagaaaaaggctgTACAAATGGCAACGCCTCAAAAAACAGAAGCAGATTTTTCCTAGTTCCGAGGACAAATCATTAACTAGTCAGAGTGAAATAAGCACCAATGGGTTTGGTGTCCATGATGTTTTATTGGAGGACTTATGTGCTACAGTGAAGGATAAATCACAGTTTTTGGAACCGACAGTAGATAATGATTCCTTAGCAATGAATATTAGAACTTCCCAGTGTAACAGTACATCAAGAATTCAATCTACATCCCCGCAAGTTGGACTTCCCAATTTCATGCATCTCAAT AATGGTCTCATCTGCTTCAATTGCTTAATGTTGAATTCCTCCAAACGTGTCTCAGTAGATTTGCTTATATCAAGACATACTATCTTCTACAATAGAAAGACTTCCTATAACGTCTTCCATGGCAACC ACATATTAAACAAAAGGAAAATACCAGATGCATTATCACTTATAATACATATATTTGGATTCAAGGGATGCTGCGCAAAGTTATTGAAATGCAACTGCCATGTGTCTACTACAACAAATTCTAATTGCAT GTGTCTTTCGCTGCCTAAACTAATGAATAAGCTCATCAGAAATTCTAAGCGCTGCCAGTATAGGAAACTATTTCTGAAGCATTGTCCTGTCAATTCCAAG TGTGCAGCTGATGTTGCCAAGAACCATAATAACAAGGCACACTTTTTAATTGGAGGAAAATCGGCATACTATGATCAGTCTTATGTTCAATTGGAGGCTTACAGTACACATCAACAAGTAGTTTCATTCATCTGGGCAGTGTTGACACGAATTATACCTGAGCCGTTGCTTGGAAACTCTAGCAGCAAGAGATCTTTAAGGATAAacatttggaaatttataaagttGCGTAGGTTTGAATCATTTTGCTTGAGCGATTGTATTGGTGAGCTGAAAGTATCACATTATTCTTGGTTATCAAATATTGGATTTTCTGATTGCTTTTGCTCTGCTCTAATGGAGAAAGAAATTTGGTCATCAAATGGTTCCGAGGAGGAGAAACTTCAAAATCTTCTGCGTTGTTGGATTAGTTGGATGTTTTCTGATATAGTGATACCATTAGTCCAGTCATATTTTTATGTTACAGAAAGGGAATCTAGGCGATATGATGTTTTATATTATCCAAAGACAGTTTGGAGAAACTTGACTAGTACAGCTATTGCTTCCCTAAACAGACAAAACTTCAGGATTTTGCGTGGTACATCCAGGAAAGAAGCAATCCAGTCATGCTATTTTTCAACAGTGAGGTTCATTCCAAAAGCAAAAGATATGAGACCATTAGTAAATCTCAGAGCTCAATCAAAAAATGCCCTCCTCAATAATTGTCACCTGATTATAAACAAAGTAAAGGATGAGAATCCAGACAAGTTTGGTTCTTCTGTTTTTGATTACAATAATGTGCATCAAAATATCTGGCATTTTATTTCTTCAGTAAGAAGTCACCTGAAGGAAAAAATAAAGATATATATAGTTGTTGCCGATGTATCGAAGGCATTCGATTGCATTACTCATGATATGTTACTGAAAGttgtggatgatgcattgaaatGTGATGACTATGTTCTGAGGAAATGCAAAAAAGTAGTTTGCAACTGGTCTAAGAATGCCATCTACCGTTTCGATTCAAATGTTTCTATCAGCAACGGTGATAATGTATGTGATTTTTTGATTCAGTTATCATCAAGGGGTGGCATTTTAGTCGACCAG GGAAAAAGTTGCAAGATACGGAAGAAAGAGATTCAATGTTTCCTTTCCAAGCAAGTGAAGTGCAACATTTTGAAGATTGGGCAAAACTTCTACTCACAACGAGTAGGCATCATTCAAGGAAACAAGTTATCTCCCAACCTTTGTTCCCTGTACTTTGGTCACCTTGAAAATTCTGAGCTATTGAAATCTCTTCATGATAACAAGATTGATTCAGAAAAGGATGTTTTAACACCTAGAAGTTTATTAATGAGGTTCATTGACGATTTCATATTCATATCTTTCTCCAAGGAGCAAGCTCTAAATTTCTTCAATAGGATGAGAAGAGGGTTTGTCAACTACAACTGCTACATGAATGACAGCAAATATGGTTTCAACTTCGAGGTTGCAAACAGTGAACATTGTAGTAATAGGATCTACAAGGGTGATGATGGATTCTCTTTCATACCATGGAGTGGCTTGCTTATAAATTgtgaaactttggaaattcaaGCTGATTATACAAG GTATCTGGACATCCATATTTCCTCCACCATCACTGCTAAGATGCATTCTTCAGCGAAGTACCTTGAGAGCAAGCTGTGTCATTACATGCGTCCGAAGTGTCATCCCATTTTCTTTGATTCTGTGATCAACTCACCAGGCACAGTAAGACTGAACATATATCAAAATTTCCTCTTATGCGCAATGAAGTTTCACTGTTATTTCCGGAGCATGCCTGATCCCGGTATCATGAAACCGGAGCTACTGCATATAATTAAGAGAACGTTCAG ATATATGCATAGCCTCGTCGCCAAACGGATGCACGAAGCGGAACTGCAATACGACGTGCGCCCAGTTCTGAAGCTTAGGCGAAAGGAAACCATGTGGCTTGGCCTGTCAGCGTACCTTCGAGTGCTTCAGAAAAAGCAATCACGTTACAGTGAATTGTTGGCGTCGCTGAGAGAAGAAATTGGGAGATGTGGTCATCTGGACCGTCACAACGATGCTTTGCGCTACGCTGTAGATGACTCTCACTCGTCAGTGTTCTGGAAGTTTAAGTTCTAG
- the LOC103639121 gene encoding cytochrome P450 93G2, with translation MEADAAAASGGLALLPAVLLLVALSTLVFSTWSNRNSRLPPSPMALPLIGHLHLIRPPPHRAFDRILARYGPLVYLRLGPSTHCVVAGTADAARDLLKHEASIPERPLTAVTRHLAYDDAGFAFAPYGPHWRFMKRLCMSELLGPRTVDQLRPVREAELAAVLEAARQAAAAREPIDVSRHLISMSNNAIMRMVASALPGHMTEAARDCAKHVAELVGAFNVEDYVGLCRGWDLQGLTRRTREVRDKFDALLEIMITGKEESRRRRHATTDTGGGTKDLLDILMDAAEDANAEVRLTRENIKAFVLDIFTAGSDTTATSVEWMLALLINHPACMDKLRAELDAVVGASRLVGEQDVPRLPYLQAVFKETLRLQPPAVFAQRETIEPVHVRGYVIPPKTSVFFNIFSIGRDPGCWEDPLQFRPERFMPGGAGAGVDPKGQHMQLMPFGSGRRACPGMGLAMQAVPAFLAALVQCFHWEVPIPPGQSTAPPLDMEEAAGLVTARKNHLLLIPTPRLNPLPARAAT, from the coding sequence ATGGAAGCTGATGCTGCTGCTGCCAGTGGCGGCCTGGCCCTGCTGCCCGCCGTGCTGCTCCTCGTGGCGCTCTCCACCCTCGTCTTCTCCACATGGAGCAACCGCAACAGCAGGCTGCCCCCGAGCCCGATGGCCCTCCCGCTGATCGGACACCTGCACCTCATCCGCCCGCCGCCGCACAGGGCCTTCGACCGCATCCTGGCACGCTACGGGCCGCTCGTCTACCTCCGCCTCGGGCCCTCCACGCACTGCGTCGTCGCGGGCACCGCGGACGCCGCGCGGGACCTCCTCAAGCACGAGGCCAGCATCCCGGAGCGGCCGCTCACGGCCGTCACGCGCCACCTCGCCTACGACGACGCCGGCTTCGCCTTCGCGCCCTACGGCCCGCACTGGCGCTTCATGAAGCGCCTCTGCATGTCGGAGCTGCTGGGCCCGCGGACCGTGGACCAGCTGCGCCCCGTGCGGGAGGCCGAGCTGGCGGCCGTGCTGGAGGCGGCGCGCCAGGCGGCCGCCGCTCGGGAGCCCATCgacgtcagccgccacctcatcAGCATGTCCAACAACGCCATCATGCGCATGGTGGCCAGCGCGCTGCCGGGCCACATGACGGAGGCGGCCAGGGACTGCGCCAAGCACGTCGCCGAGCTCGTGGGGGCCTTCAACGTCGAGGACTACGTCGGCCTCTGCCGCGGCTGGGACCTGCAGGGGCTCACGCGGAGGACGCGCGAGGTGCGTGACAAGTTCGACGCGCTGCTGGAGATCATGATCACGGGCAAGgaggagagtcgccgtcgtcgccaCGCCACCACCGACACCGGCGGCGGCACCAAGGACCTGCTGGACATCCTCATGGACGCGGCGGAGGACGCCAACGCCGAGGTCAGGCTCACCAGGGAGAACATCAAGGCGTTCGTCCTCGACATCTTCACGGCCGGCTCCGACACCACCGCCACCAGCGTGGAGTGGATGCTGGCGCTGCTCATCAACCACCCGGCCTGCATGGACAAGCTGCGCGCGGAGCTGGACGCCGTGGTGGGCGCGTCGCGCCTGGTCGGGGAGCAGGACGTCCCGCGCCTTCCCTACCTGCAGGCCGTCTTCAAGGAGACGCTGCGGCTGCAGCCCCCCGCGGTGTTCGCTCAGCGGGAGACCATCGAGCCGGTCCACGTCCGCGGCTACGTCATCCCGCCCAAGACCTCCGTCTTCTTCAACATCTTCTCCATCGGCCGCGACCCGGGCTGCTGGGAGGACCCGCTCCAGTTCCGGCCCGAGCGCTTCATGCccggcggcgccggcgccggcgtggACCCCAAGGGGCAGCACATGCAGCTCATGCCGTTTGGAAGCGGCCGCCGCGCCTGCCCCGGCATGGGCCTAGCCATGCAGGCCGTGCCGGCCTTCCTCGCCGCGCTGGTGCAGTGCTTCCACTGGGAGGTGCCCATCCCGCCGGGCCAATCCACTGCGCCGCCCTTGGACATGGAGGAGGCAGCGGGGCTCGTCACCGCCCGGAAGAACCATCTCCTCCTCATCCCCACACCGCGCCTCAATCCGCTACCGGCAAGAGCGGCTACGTAG